CTACGACTACGCCCTGAGCTACGTCATCCTGTTTCAGCTGCACGACCACATTGCCAAAAACATTCTGCACCAAGACCCGCACGCCACCAACTACTTCGGCAGCGAGGAAGTGGGCCAGTTTCTGCGCGACATCATGCGCCCCGGCTCCAGCCGCGACTGGCGCGTGGTGCTGAAAGAGAAAACCGGCGAAGAACTTTCGGCCCGCGCCATGGTCGACTACTTCCAGCCGCTGATGGCCTATCTGAAAGCACAAAACAAAGGCCGCAAATACACCATGTAGAAACGGCTAACTGGTCGGTAGACGGACAAAAGAAGAACGTCATGCTGAGCGCAGCCGAAGCATCTCGCGTGTGGTAGTAATCCAATAGTTCGGATTAGTCAAGCACGCGAGATGCTTCGGCTGCGCTCAGCATGACGTTCTCGCTTTAGGAGCGGCTACCTACGGCAGCAACACGCGGTCAATCACGTGCACCACGCCGTTGGTGCATTGCACGTCGGGAATCACCATGTTGGCCGGAGCGGCGTTGCCGTTGCCTTTGGCCGTGAGCACGCCGTTGGTGAAAGCGCCGAGGGCGATGGGGCCACCGGCGGCGGCGATGCTGGTGTTTTCGGGTAGCTCGGGCGTGAACTTGCCGCCCTGCGTGCCGCCAATTACCACGTGGTTGAGCAGCACGGCCGTCACGGTGGCCACGGGCAGCTTGCGGATGTCGGCGGGCACGTTGAGCGGCACGTTCAGCAGCGTGCCCAGGTCTTTAAAGGCTTGGTCGGTGGGCGCGAAAACGGTGAGTTTGGCGCTGCCGGGCGTGCCCGTCAGGGCCGACTGCAGGTTGCAGTACACCACGGCTTCAACCAAAAAAGTAAGCTCGGGCTTTACGAACACGCTGCCGCTTTGCAGGGCCAGGGCCGAGTTGAGCACGTCGGCGCCCGTGGCCAGCAGCACTTTGTCGATGGGGTGAATGAGGCCGTTGGCCGCCTGCACGTCTTTGCCCAGAATCTTCGAGCCATTCACGTACTGGCTGCCGTCGGGGCGCTGAATGATGCGGCGCGTGAGGCCCAGCGCCGAGGCCGACGTGCTACCTGACGCCAGGGCGCTGCCCGGCAGCGTGCCGCTGAATACGTGGTAGAACAGCGTGTTGCGCAGGAACGGCTGCTGCAGGGCCGTGAGGTCCGAAGCCGAATTGAGGCCCAGGCGGGCAAAGGCCGCATTGGTGGGCGCAAACACGGTGAAGTTGCCCGACGGGTCGGCTTCGTTTTTGTTGCCGAGCAGCACGGCCACGTCGCCGCGAATGGCGGCGTCTTCCAGGGTCTGGAAGTCGGGATTGGTAACGGCGATGTTGGTGATGGACGGGGCTATTTCTTTATTCTTGGCGCAGCCGCCAAGCGTCAAAAGCGCCAGGAGCAGCAGACCGGCTTTAGTAGGTAAAAAATTTTTCATCGGGTAAATGGTAAGGTTCATCGGGCAAATAGAAGAGTTGACCATACTATGCTGAATACAAACGCATTTCGTGGGCCTTCGGATTGCGCTAAGGTAAATCCAAGGCACTGGATATGCCCGTAGATTGCAGCCTTAACGCTTTGCAGCAACTTAACACCCGGCGGCAAACGCCCTTTTACTTCTTAAGCATTCTTGCTATTATGCAAAAATATTCTACACTGGTGTGCACTGCCATTCTGCTGGCATTTTCTTCCGGGGTTGCACAGGCGCAAAGTCTGGTAAGCGGCTTTATGGCCGGCAAGCACCACGGTTCGGTGGTGGTGTCGGGCACCACCGAAAGCTACACCAGCGCCTACCTGGCCCCGGAAAAAATTGAGGGCGTGCCCATCTTCCAGGAAGTGCGCGTCAACTCCGTGAACCTGTACGGCACCTACGGCCTCTCCGACAAGGTCGATTTCGTGCTTAGCATTCCCTACATTCAGTCCAAGGGCAAGGCGCCCGGCACGGTCATCAACGACCTGAACGCGCTGTATTCCACCCAGGGCTACACCAACGTGCGCCAGGGCTTTCAGGACGTGACGGCGTTGCTCAAGTTCAAGGCTTACAGCCGCGAACTGGGCAGCAGCATTCTCGACCTGCTGGGCACGGTGAGCTACAGCACGCCGCTGAGCAACTACCAGAGCAACACTGGCTACGGCTACATCATCGCCATCGGCAACCGCGCCACCAAATACACTGCCTCGGGCGTGGCGCACCTCAAAACCGCATCGGGCGTGTTTGCCACGGGGCAGATAGGCTACAGCCTGCGCACCGGCCCCGTGCCCCACGCCCTCATCGGCGAGGCCAAAATCGGCTACGCCGGCCCCAAAACCTACGTGGAAGGCTTCGCCGCTTTTCAAGAATCGAACGGCGGCACCGATATTTCGGAAGCGGGCTTCACCGGATTTTTCCCGTCTACGCGCGTCAACTTCGTGCGCCTCGGGGCCAGCGCCTACCGCCCCATTGCCAACGGCTTCGGCCTCACGCTGGGCGCCAGCACCTACGTGGCCGGCCGCAACATCGGCAAGTCGACCGGCTTCTCGGCCGGCGTCACCTACAATTTCTAACCTGCTCCCGCACAACGCAAAAAGCCGGCCCCATGAGGCCGGCTTTTTGCGTTTTATGGTTTGATTGTTTAATAGTTGGATTCGCTCGAAGGCAAGTCAATCAGAATGAATTGCGCGTCTTTATTGGCGCGAATCTGGACCACGTCGTCGTTGGTCATGCGGGCCTGGTCGTTGGGGCCGAGCTCGGTGCCGTTTACGAAAATCACGCCTTCCTTCACATAAATGAAGGTGAGGCGAATAGGGAAGGTCTTAAACTCGATTTCCTTGCCGCAGTCGAGGTTAGACCAATACACGGTGCTGTTGGAATTCATGTATACCACGTCTTCCAGCACTTTCTGGCCGGTCACGAGGGGTACCAATTCGTTTTTATTGCCGTCGATGAAGCCAATGTCCTTCTGCTCGTAGCTGGGCGCCAGGCCTTTCTGGCCGGGAATGAACCACAGTTGGTACAGGTGCAGGGGCTTGTCGTTGCGGTTGAATTCGGAGTGCGCCAGGCCGGTGCCGGCGGTCATGCGCTGCACCTCGCCGGCCTTGATGGTGGTTTTGTTGCCCATCGTGTCTTGGTGCTGGATTTCTCCCTCGAGCACCAGCGTCACAATTTCCATCTCCGAATGCGGGTGCTGCGGAAAGCCCGACTGCGGGGCCACGCTGTCGTCGTTGAACACCCGGAGCGGGCCAAAATGCATGTTGTCGCGGTCGAAATAATCGGCGAACGAAAACAGGAAATAGCTGCTGAGCCAGGCGGCAGGGGCCGCGTGATGGCGGTCGGCGGCGGAGATGTATTTGAGCATGGAAAGGGGCGCGTAAGGTTGGGCGTGCCCCGCATACGGGCCGGTGGCTTCAGAAGTTAGGCCCTTTAAACAGCAAGGCCCTTCCGCAGCTACGGAAGGGCCTTGTGTTCCGTACTCCGAAGCTGCGCTTCGGCCCGGCGGAAAGCGTTCTACGTCGTGCCGCTGAACCGAAGCACAGCTTCGGGATACGGCGCTATGCCTTTTTCAGCAAAGCCACCTGCTGCTGCAGGTCGAGCACGAGACTGGCTACGCGCTCCAGCGAGAGCTCGGCAATGGGGAAGGTGCTGCTGATGTAGCTCTTAGCCTCCCAGATTTCGAGCACGTCGTCCACGTTCAGGTCGTAGGGCGAAAAGTTGGGGTTGTCGGAATGCAGCACAAACATGGCGCCGGAGCGCAGCTTGTTGAAGAGGCGCTTGAACACGATGCCTTCGCGCTTGCTCACCACGATGCAGGGCGTGCCATCCTTAATGGTGCTCCATTCCTCCACGTAGCGGCCCACGATGACCGTGCCGCTGGCAATGGGCAGCATGGAGTCGCCCGCAATTTCAAAGGCCCGGTACGTGCCCGTGTTCGAGAGCATGGGCAGGCGAAACTTGGGCAGCACCTCCAGGTACTCCGGGTCGGCGTAGCCGTTGAGGTAGCCGGCAGCGGCCTTTTGGGGCACCCACTCAATGTTTTCGTTCTGGTCCTTGTCCACGGTCAGGGCCAGGATGCGGAGCTTGCCGCCGGCCGGCGAGGTGGGCGGGTCGGTGTCGTCTTCGGCGCTGGCCGCGTCGGGGGCGGGCACGGAGCCAATAATCTTGGCGTTCTTCTTCTTGCTGAAGTCGGTGGTCACGAGCTGGTCGAGCGTGATGCCGAACAGGCGGGCCATGTTGACGAGGGTGGCGAGGCGGGGCTCGGCGCGGCCCTCTTCGTAGGCGCCCACCAGGGAGCGTTTGATGCCGAGTTTGTCGGCCATCTGGGCCTGCGTGAGGGCGAGCTCGCGCCGGCAAAATTTCAGGTTCGTATTAATCATGGGGAGGGCAGCCGCCGGGAATGGCGTTGTGTTCAACGCGAATTCGGCTGGTGAAGTTAGCAACGCAAGCGCGAAGTTACTAATTCACTTAGCTAATAATTTTCTGCCCACCACTTTAGCGTTGCGCCACCGTTTTTCCGGCCCACCATTCGTCGTTCGCCCAGAAGTTATTCCAGCCCACGCGGGCGTATTTGGGGTTGACGTGGGCGTCGCGCTCGCCGATTTCGAAACGGGTGAGAATCTGGCGCGTCACGGCTATGCCCTGCTTCCACACGGCGGGGATGGCGGTTTCGGCCACGGCCTCTTCGCGCCACTCGCCGTCGAAGAGCAGGCCGCCGTTGCGGGTGGCGGGGTTGTGGGTGTAGGTGGCCAGCTCGGGCCGGTGGCCGGGCGGCAGCTTGAAGTCCAGGGCCACGCGCCCGCCGAACTGCCCGCCCAGGCCGACGCTGCTGCTGGCCCGCAGGGCAAAGCTGCCCGTGGCGCAATAAATCGGGGCCTGGGCTTTGTCGTTTTCGTAATAGCCGGCTTGCTCGGTGGTGAGGCGCTGCACCTGCTGCAGCTCAATGCTGCCGCGAAAGGGCGTCACGTCGCCGTAGCAGCGGAACTTGCCGGCCACTAGGTAGCGGCCGGGGCTTTTGGCGTCGGCCTGCACGGTGGTGAACACGAACTCTAGCCGGCGCCCGTCGTAGCCGAAGCAGCCGTTGAGCACGTCCTCGGTGCCGCTTTGCGGCTGGTGCTGCCACAGCTTGCCCAGGTTGGTGCGGGCCAGCAGGGCTTGGCGGGCTGCATTGCTGAGCACAGCGCCCGGGGCGGCCAGGGCCGCCGGTGCGGGCGCTACCAACGAACGGGTGAGGGTGGCGGGCTGGCTCAGGGGCCGCGCCGCGCCGAGCAGCAGCGCAGGAGCCGCCAGCAGCAGATGAAAACGCATAAAACCGCGAAAAACAGTGAGCGAAGGCCGGCTAGGGAGTGGGCTGGTACTTCGGTGCTTCTAACGGCGCATGGCTATGTTTTAGTATTACAGGCTGAGCGAAGGCTTGGGCGAGGCGGCCCACCATTCTTCGTTTTCCCAGTAATCTGTCCAGCCCTGCTTGGCATATTTGGGATTGACTTGCGTTCCCCGGTCGCCCACGCCAAAGTCCGAATAGACTTCCGGGGCGATGACAAATAAGTCGTTTGCTACCAGAAACGGCTTGGAATCGCCGGTTCCATAGCCGGTCCACGCGCCCCTGAGCAGACGGCCGCTGCCCTTAGTGGGGGTGTGTTTGTCAATAATTCCACCCATCACCACCTCCGGCGTCCGACAATACCCTTTGTTGGTGATGTAGAAGTCTAGAAAGGCTTGGCCTGAGAAAACGCCCGCGCCCTGGCGCTGCTTCGCCTGCTTGAAGGTAAACACTGCACTTGCTGTGTACACTCGAGCCGAATCTTCTTCGGGAGCCTGCACATAGCAACTATCAAAATCGGCAATGCGCTGAATTTGAATGGTCCCTTCAAACGGGGTGATGATTTTGTGAAACCGGTCCCGACCACGCACATGAAAAAGCTGCGGCTGGTTGATGTCCCGTGCTACTTCATCGAAGAGCAGCGAAACACTGTAGTGGTCGTGTCCCAAAAAACCAACCATTGTGGGATATCCGTCGGAAAAAGCCGTGTCAGCAGCCCACAGCGGGGCCAAATCGAAATTCTGCAGCAGCGCCAGCATCTCCGGTGTCAACACGTCGGCGGGCGCAATGTCATTATTAGTTAATTTGGCCTTCTGCAGCGCAGCGGTTGGAACCGCAGTCGTAGCGACAGTTTTTGCAACGGGTGGTGCAGTGTGTTGGCAAGCAGCAAGGGCCGCCAGCGTAAATGGGTAGAGGAAGTTTTTCACGCCACCAATTTACTGCGCAGCTCCGGCATAAACTCCCGCAGGAAATACCGCCCCAACCCTACTTCGAGCAGGATTTCCATCAAAATCAGATTGCCCACCCACGAGAGCCAGGTCACCGTCAGGTAGGTTTCTATCGGCTTGGTTTCGAGCACGTAGTACATCAGGTAGCTCTCGCCGCGCAGGGCCAGGGCGGCCAGCGTCACGGCGAAGCTGCGCAACATCCAGTCCACGTGCAGGCTCCACTGGCGCTGGCGGGCGGCGCGGTAGGCCTTCCAGGTGCAGAGCCACCACACCAGGCACTGCAGCGTGAAGCCTACCCGCGCCGCCAGCCCGCCATTGGCGAAGTGCGCCAGGATGAGCCCCGACGGCGCCGCCAGGGCCAGAATGCCGATGACGTAGCCCTTGCCCAGCTGCCGGTGCAGCCCCGGCCCCAGCCGCGCCAGCACCGGCAGAAACTGCAGCAGCCCCAGCACCAGCACCACTAGGCTGGTGGTGATGTGCACGTAGAACCCGAACCGGAACACCGGGTCGTCGTTGGTTTCGTCGCTTTTGGTGGTGAGGAAATGGATGCCCTTTTCGAAAGTATAGTAGGGCAGCGTTTTGGTGAGCATGAGGCCGGCGAAGGCGGCGATGCAGGCAGCGGCAACAAAGAGGATGACTTTTCGGAGCATGAAGGCAGCGGGTTCGGGCGGCAACCTGCAAATAAAAGGCCCGCCGTGGGTAACGGCGGGCCTGCGTAAAATATTGGCTGAGTAGCGCTGGGCTACTGTCCGCGCAGGCGCTTGTGGTAGAGCCCGGCCATGCGCAGCTGGAAGTAGTCGTACTTCTCGCGCAGGTGGTCGAACAAGTCGCGCAGGGTGGCGTCGTTGCCGAGCTGGGCGCGGGCGGTGAGGATTTCGGCCAGCTCCGAGTCGCTCACGAAGTCCTGAATGCGCAGCTCACGGCCTTTGGCGTAGGCCGTGTAGAGGTGGGTTTTCACAGTGCTCAGGGCCAGGCCGCGGCGCTCGGCAATGTCTTCCGGCGCGAGGCCCATCTGGTGGAACTGCACGGTGGCTTCTTCAGAGTCGCCCACCGACTTTTCGGCTTTCTCGGCCTTGGCCAGGCGCGGGCGCGGCTCGTTGAACATGCTGTCCGAATCGGAAGGCACGTACTGGCCGCCGCCGTGCTCCATGATGAGCTTGATGAAGGCTTCGCCGTAGGTTTCAAACTTCTTCATGCCCACGCCCGAAATGCCCAGCATGCCCACGCGGCTCACGGGCCGCTCGGCCGCCATTTCCTGCAGCGTGGCGTCCGAAAACACCACGTAGGGCGGCACGCCCTGCTCGTCGGCAATGGCTTTGCGCAGCCGGCGCAGCTTGTCGAACAGCTGGGCTTCGGGCGTGCCCACAGCAGCCGCAGAGGCGGCATTGGCGGCTTTCTTGCTGGCGCGGGTGGGCTTTTCGGCCTTCTCGGCGGGCTGGAATTTCTTGAGCGGCAGCGTGAGTTGGCCCTTCAGCACCTGGTGGCCGCGCTCCGTGATTTTCAGGGCGTAGCCTTCCTCGTAGGCGATGTAGAACAGGCCGTCGTTCAGCATCTGGTGGATGTAGCTGTACCAGTCGAGGTAGGGCAAATCCGAACCGGCGCCGTAGGTCTTAATCTGGTCGTAGCCGCCTTGCAGCACGGCCTGGTTGCGCATGCCGCGCAGGATGTCAATCAGCAGGTTGATGGCCACCCGCTCGCGGCTGCGGAACACGGCCGAGAGGGCTTTCTGGGCAATAAGCGTCCCGTCGAAGGTGGTGGGCGGGTTGCGGCAGATGTCGCAGTTGCCGCAGTCCTCGCCCAGGGTCTCGGAGAAGTAGTTGAGCAGGATTTTGCGGCGGCAGCTGGCGGCTTCGGCAAACTGCTGCATGCGCTCCAGCTTGGCCGTGTTGAGCTGGGCCTGACGCGCGGGCACGTCCTTGGTCACCATCTCGCGCATCTGCATCACGTCGGCGAAGCTGTAGAACAGGATGGCCGTCGACGGGGCGCCGTCGCGGCCAGCGCGGCCGATTTCCTGGTAGTAGCCCTCGATGTTTTTGGGCAGGTTGTAGTGCATCACCCAGCGCACGTTGCTCTTGTCGATGCCCATGCCGAAGGCGATGGTGGCCACGATGACCTGCAGGTCGTCCTGCAAAAAGGCTTCCTGCACCTTGCCGCGCTGCAGGGGCGTCATGCCGGCGTGGTAGTGCCCGGCCTTGATGCCCTTGGCGCTGAGCTTCTGGGCAATGGTTTCGCAGGTTTTGCGCGAGAGGCAATAGATGATGCCGGGGTCCTGCGGGTGCCGGGCAATGTAGTCGAGCATGGCCCCCACCCGGTCCTGGCCGCCGCGCACCAGCAGGTTGATGTTGGGCCGGTCGAAGCTAGACAGGAACACCCGAGGCTCGCGCATGTTGAGCTGGGTGATGATGTCGCGCTTGGTCAGGCGGTCGGCCGTGGCCGTGAGGGCGATGATGGGCGTGTTGGGGAAGTGGTTCCGCAGCTGGCCCAATTGGGTGTACTCGGGCCGGAA
This DNA window, taken from Hymenobacter sp. 5317J-9, encodes the following:
- a CDS encoding pirin-like bicupin family protein yields the protein MLKYISAADRHHAAPAAWLSSYFLFSFADYFDRDNMHFGPLRVFNDDSVAPQSGFPQHPHSEMEIVTLVLEGEIQHQDTMGNKTTIKAGEVQRMTAGTGLAHSEFNRNDKPLHLYQLWFIPGQKGLAPSYEQKDIGFIDGNKNELVPLVTGQKVLEDVVYMNSNSTVYWSNLDCGKEIEFKTFPIRLTFIYVKEGVIFVNGTELGPNDQARMTNDDVVQIRANKDAQFILIDLPSSESNY
- a CDS encoding fasciclin domain-containing protein produces the protein MKNFLPTKAGLLLLALLTLGGCAKNKEIAPSITNIAVTNPDFQTLEDAAIRGDVAVLLGNKNEADPSGNFTVFAPTNAAFARLGLNSASDLTALQQPFLRNTLFYHVFSGTLPGSALASGSTSASALGLTRRIIQRPDGSQYVNGSKILGKDVQAANGLIHPIDKVLLATGADVLNSALALQSGSVFVKPELTFLVEAVVYCNLQSALTGTPGSAKLTVFAPTDQAFKDLGTLLNVPLNVPADIRKLPVATVTAVLLNHVVIGGTQGGKFTPELPENTSIAAAGGPIALGAFTNGVLTAKGNGNAAPANMVIPDVQCTNGVVHVIDRVLLP
- a CDS encoding DUF2306 domain-containing protein; its protein translation is MLRKVILFVAAACIAAFAGLMLTKTLPYYTFEKGIHFLTTKSDETNDDPVFRFGFYVHITTSLVVLVLGLLQFLPVLARLGPGLHRQLGKGYVIGILALAAPSGLILAHFANGGLAARVGFTLQCLVWWLCTWKAYRAARQRQWSLHVDWMLRSFAVTLAALALRGESYLMYYVLETKPIETYLTVTWLSWVGNLILMEILLEVGLGRYFLREFMPELRSKLVA
- a CDS encoding helix-turn-helix domain-containing protein, which encodes MINTNLKFCRRELALTQAQMADKLGIKRSLVGAYEEGRAEPRLATLVNMARLFGITLDQLVTTDFSKKKNAKIIGSVPAPDAASAEDDTDPPTSPAGGKLRILALTVDKDQNENIEWVPQKAAAGYLNGYADPEYLEVLPKFRLPMLSNTGTYRAFEIAGDSMLPIASGTVIVGRYVEEWSTIKDGTPCIVVSKREGIVFKRLFNKLRSGAMFVLHSDNPNFSPYDLNVDDVLEIWEAKSYISSTFPIAELSLERVASLVLDLQQQVALLKKA
- the recQ gene encoding DNA helicase RecQ, translated to MPTGGGKSVCFQIPAVVSQGTCVVVSPLIALMKDQVEALKANGIAAAYINSSVGQSESNDIARAAVSGHLKLLYVSPEKLLSDGFLQFLNRVNISLFAIDEAHCISSWGHDFRPEYTQLGQLRNHFPNTPIIALTATADRLTKRDIITQLNMREPRVFLSSFDRPNINLLVRGGQDRVGAMLDYIARHPQDPGIIYCLSRKTCETIAQKLSAKGIKAGHYHAGMTPLQRGKVQEAFLQDDLQVIVATIAFGMGIDKSNVRWVMHYNLPKNIEGYYQEIGRAGRDGAPSTAILFYSFADVMQMREMVTKDVPARQAQLNTAKLERMQQFAEAASCRRKILLNYFSETLGEDCGNCDICRNPPTTFDGTLIAQKALSAVFRSRERVAINLLIDILRGMRNQAVLQGGYDQIKTYGAGSDLPYLDWYSYIHQMLNDGLFYIAYEEGYALKITERGHQVLKGQLTLPLKKFQPAEKAEKPTRASKKAANAASAAAVGTPEAQLFDKLRRLRKAIADEQGVPPYVVFSDATLQEMAAERPVSRVGMLGISGVGMKKFETYGEAFIKLIMEHGGGQYVPSDSDSMFNEPRPRLAKAEKAEKSVGDSEEATVQFHQMGLAPEDIAERRGLALSTVKTHLYTAYAKGRELRIQDFVSDSELAEILTARAQLGNDATLRDLFDHLREKYDYFQLRMAGLYHKRLRGQ